A stretch of Ipomoea triloba cultivar NCNSP0323 chromosome 13, ASM357664v1 DNA encodes these proteins:
- the LOC116002903 gene encoding VAN3-binding protein produces the protein MEENKIVGWRKDGDWLLSIEEDDEEMKGSVPQPPTPKEPMDFLSRSWSLSASEISKALLAQKQKHAYAAATFDKNKPDVIPETDNDVAVAVAQNNLSREMMKQRNGRKTGAIGIGRWLNPKEYSISSSSSGVQKKDKARVEKAHMHAVLSVAGLAAAVAAVAAEADNSNSAALASATELLASHCIEMAESVGVEHQRVAAVVRSAVDIRGATHLLTLTAAAATALRGEAALKARLPREAKRNATISPCDKAAALMEDKEMEKDDPPFEGDLLQITRKGLLRWKHVSVYINKNYQVVIKLKSKHVGGAFSKKNKSIVYEVFDDTTAWPFKKEKENGEIYFGVRTAQELLEFKCKNKIHRQKWVDGIQNLLHRASSIEESENSLRMLNINKSI, from the exons atggaagaaaataaGATTGTGGGATGGAGAAAGGATGGTGATTGGCTTTTGAGTATAGAAGAGGATGATGAAGAGATGAAGGGTTCTGTTCCTCAGCCGCCAACGCCGAAGGAGCCCATGGATTTCTTGTCCAGATCTTGGAGCCTCTCTGCTTCTGAGATTTCCAAGGCTCTTCTTGCCCAGAAGCAAAAACATGCATATGCAGCAGCTACCTTTGACAAGAATAAACCGGATGTCATTCCTGAGACAGATAATGATGTTGCAGTTGCAGTTGCACAGAATAATCTC TCAAGAGAGATGATGAAGCAGAGAAATGGGCGGAAAACAGGGGCAATAGGTATAGGGAGGTGGTTAAATCCGAAAGAGTATAGTATTAGTAGTAGCAGTAGCGGTGTCCAGAAGAAAGACAAAGCGCGGGTGGAAAAGGCGCATATGCATGCTGTCCTGTCGGTGGCAGGGCTAGCCGCAGCGGTGGCGGCGGTGGCTGCAGAAGCAGATAACAGCAACTCCGCCGCCCTGGCATCCGCCACGGAGCTCCTCGCTTCTCACTGTATAGAAATGGCGGAATCAGTGGGAGTGGAGCATCAACGCGTGGCTGCGGTGGTTAGATCAGCCGTCGACATTCGCGGCGCTACTCATCTTTTAACTCTCACTGCTGCAGCTGCCACAG CGTTGAGGGGAGAAGCGGCTCTGAAGGCGAGATTGCCAAGAGAAGCAAAGAGGAATGCAACTATAAGTCCTTGTGACAAAGCAGCAGCATTAATGGAAGACAAAGAAATGGAAAAAGATGATCCCCCCTTTGAGGGTGACTTGCTGCAAATCACCCGAAAAG GACTGCTGAGATGGAAACATGTATCTGTCTATATAAACAAGAATTATCAG GTAGTAATCAAGTTGAAGAGCAAGCATGTTGGTGGAGCCTTTTccaaaaagaataaaa GTATTGTATATGAAGTCTTTGATGACACTACAGCATGGCCATTCAAGAAGGAAAAGGAGAATGGGGAAATATATTTTGGGGTGAGAACTGCACAGGAACTTCTAGAGTTCAAATGCAAGAATAAAATCCACAGACAGAAATGGGTTGATGGAATACAAAATCTTCTCCACAGGGCCAGTTCCATTGAAGAATCTGAGAACTCTCTGAGAATGTTAAACATCAATAAGAGCATTTGA
- the LOC116002904 gene encoding uncharacterized protein LOC116002904 produces MPRRSSGGRSAPRPAPRRAPPPAPVNHAPPPAPVQSSGGGSMLGNIGSTIAQGMAFGTGSAVAHRAVDAVMGPRTVQHEMVGGPAPDA; encoded by the coding sequence ATGCCTCGCCGGAGCTCTGGTGGAAGATCTGCACCACGTCCTGCTCCTCGTCGAGCTCCACCTCCAGCTCCTGTAAACCATGCCCCGCCCCCAGCTCCTGTCCAAAGCAGTGGTGGGGGATCTATGCTTGGAAACATAGGATCAACCATAGCTCAAGGCATGGCTTTTGGTACTGGAAGTGCTGTGGCACATAGGGCTGTTGATGCCGTCATGGGTCCTCGCACCGTTCAGCATGAAATGGTCGGAGGTCCAGCACCCGATGCTTAA